Proteins co-encoded in one Desulfitobacterium hafniense DCB-2 genomic window:
- a CDS encoding Rpn family recombination-promoting nuclease/putative transposase translates to MKEFISLKIDYAFKLIFGKEGNEAILIAFLNAALKLPQERRIEAITIMNPELNKEYQGDKKSILDVRAETSEGMQINIEIQLSNQYDMEKRSLYYWAEMYSRQIREGMAYKELAKAVTINILDFNYLKQTSNYHNVFHLYEDEEKFQLTDALEMHFMELPKLLAKWRNREISPWENELVRWLLLLEGADNQEILQTLEEIAMKDPVLHQAMTAWEETSDDPRIREAYFDRRKAVLDEKAAIREAELRLKEALEKGRAAGIAAGKAEGKAEVAKKLLDLGFEITKVAEATGLSEKDIRSLKD, encoded by the coding sequence ATGAAGGAGTTCATCAGTCTTAAAATCGACTACGCCTTTAAGCTTATTTTTGGCAAAGAAGGCAATGAAGCCATCCTGATCGCCTTTCTCAATGCTGCCCTCAAGTTGCCCCAGGAACGCCGGATCGAAGCAATTACGATTATGAATCCGGAATTGAACAAAGAATACCAAGGAGATAAAAAATCGATCCTTGATGTTCGGGCCGAGACCAGTGAAGGGATGCAGATTAATATTGAAATCCAATTGAGCAATCAATATGACATGGAGAAACGCTCGCTTTACTATTGGGCTGAGATGTACTCTCGTCAGATTCGCGAAGGTATGGCCTATAAAGAACTAGCCAAAGCAGTTACGATCAATATTTTGGATTTTAATTATTTGAAGCAGACTTCAAACTACCACAATGTGTTTCATCTCTATGAAGATGAAGAGAAATTTCAGCTGACCGATGCTCTGGAAATGCACTTCATGGAGCTGCCCAAGTTGCTGGCAAAGTGGAGAAACCGGGAAATCAGTCCCTGGGAAAATGAATTGGTACGCTGGTTATTGCTCCTGGAAGGAGCGGATAATCAGGAAATCTTGCAGACATTGGAGGAGATTGCTATGAAAGATCCCGTACTGCATCAAGCGATGACCGCTTGGGAGGAAACGAGTGATGATCCGAGAATCAGAGAAGCCTATTTTGATCGGCGCAAGGCTGTGCTGGATGAAAAAGCAGCCATCAGAGAGGCTGAGCTTCGGTTGAAAGAAGCCCTTGAAAAAGGCAGAGCGGCAGGCATAGCAGCAGGTAAAGCGGAAGGTAAAGCAGAAGTGGCCAAAAAGCTCTTAGACCTGGGCTTTGAAATAACGAAAGTTGCCGAAGCGACGGGGTTGTCTGAAAAGGATATCAGGAGCTTAAAAGATTGA
- a CDS encoding BlaI/MecI/CopY family transcriptional regulator has protein sequence MTDLQKIPDSELEIMMIIWDADEGVTSDYIMDRLDKTWQKTTVLNFLSRLGDRGFLTVHKQSRFNVYEALVKKEDYLQKESKTFLQRMHHNSLTSLVASLYDGAGISKEDLQELKKFIEEAE, from the coding sequence ATGACAGACCTACAAAAAATTCCCGATAGTGAGCTGGAAATTATGATGATTATCTGGGATGCGGATGAAGGAGTAACCTCCGATTACATTATGGATCGCCTGGATAAGACCTGGCAGAAAACCACCGTGCTTAATTTTTTAAGCCGGCTTGGCGATCGCGGCTTTTTAACAGTTCATAAGCAAAGCCGGTTCAATGTTTATGAAGCCCTGGTAAAAAAAGAGGATTATCTGCAAAAGGAAAGCAAGACATTTTTGCAGAGAATGCACCACAATTCCCTGACCAGCCTGGTTGCCTCCCTCTATGACGGCGCCGGCATTTCCAAGGAAGATTTGCAGGAGCTGAAAAAATTTATCGAGGAGGCGGAATAA
- a CDS encoding DNA-3-methyladenine glycosylase I, producing MPNELKRCDWAVKSKLEQEYHDQEWGVPVHDDKKLFKMLILEGKQAGLSWATILAKMATLCAAFDDFDPAILVTYDQAKVEELLQNNGIIKNRQKVNAAISNAKAYFTICEQFGSLDNYLWSFVDHKPIVNSWLTLEQVPSSTSVSDAISKDLKKHGFKFVGTTTIYAFMQGVGMVNDHLVSCPFYQRSQLSS from the coding sequence ATGCCAAATGAATTAAAACGCTGCGATTGGGCGGTAAAAAGCAAGCTGGAACAGGAATACCATGATCAGGAATGGGGCGTTCCCGTTCATGATGACAAAAAGCTGTTCAAAATGTTAATTTTGGAGGGTAAGCAGGCAGGGTTGAGCTGGGCTACCATCTTGGCAAAAATGGCTACTCTTTGTGCCGCCTTTGACGATTTTGACCCGGCGATTCTTGTGACTTATGATCAGGCAAAAGTAGAAGAACTTCTCCAAAATAACGGAATTATTAAGAACAGACAAAAAGTCAATGCTGCTATCAGCAACGCCAAAGCATACTTCACAATCTGTGAGCAATTCGGTTCTTTAGACAACTACTTATGGTCCTTCGTCGATCATAAACCCATTGTTAATTCCTGGCTTACCCTGGAGCAGGTTCCCTCCAGCACCTCTGTCTCAGATGCCATCAGCAAGGACTTGAAAAAGCACGGTTTTAAATTTGTCGGAACGACCACCATCTATGCCTTTATGCAGGGTGTGGGGATGGTCAATGACCATTTAGTTTCCTGCCCTTTTTATCAGCGCAGTCAGCTTTCGTCATAG
- a CDS encoding M56 family metallopeptidase — protein MLGNILLVSLTLSPVIVLLLMISPWLHKRYSAQWRYLVWLVLALRLIIPWRFELPDAPVNLPAPPQQTIMFQQDDRPGLFMGNSHLENSHNPPGTASGSAPVSASDSASAPVSASISDSASDSVSTSSLAPADNTSVITLQELLLILWALGAVSFFLFHLISYTRFRRKIKPYCRKTDSAVPDSVFESVLLDLKIKSRPQLLNCSKIASPMLTGFFKPAILLPDLEYTREELSLVLQHELTHYKRGDTWYKLLLLAANSVHWFNPLIYFMVKAANRDLEYSCDDLVVKNSDLSFRKEYSLTILKTMQNQQTPVLSTGFSASGENARSRFANILDGQNKKRGIWALVLVLGLAAVSSTLVACNQVQESVNSLESTNIQESANSQENNPVRPPGSYAENLYQYKGTDVDDKARVSALVQALQFTDLPVQSIEIKTDSEPYRITVKYQVGSRADYRFPQDTLTGLSRNAAVLFSLIPKVDHIFLDLYDEYGYFSGSPYSREDLDTYYGMDYFTADQVNEAADSLESFTNYLDQVSALKNAEEFYSEDKLIRKQHEERMKQIYAVIGDDCELVATSFITNNPMNFQGTLTEAITVSPEIRKLVEQNNLLTQYKDKEITFSVDISRNFKIDGPYTNYLFAFDGEKMIAYMEL, from the coding sequence ATGCTGGGGAATATTCTCCTGGTTTCCCTCACCCTGTCGCCGGTCATTGTCCTGCTGCTCATGATTTCGCCGTGGTTACATAAAAGGTACAGCGCCCAATGGCGTTACCTTGTCTGGCTGGTATTAGCCCTCCGCCTGATCATTCCCTGGCGGTTTGAGCTGCCTGACGCCCCTGTCAACCTACCCGCGCCGCCCCAGCAAACGATTATGTTTCAACAAGACGATCGGCCCGGCCTGTTCATGGGCAACAGCCACCTGGAGAACAGCCATAACCCGCCTGGGACTGCCTCCGGTTCTGCCCCGGTCTCTGCCTCCGATTCTGCCTCAGCCCCAGTCTCTGCCTCCATTTCTGATTCAGCCTCTGATTCAGTTTCAACTTCGTCCCTGGCCCCGGCAGATAACACCTCTGTGATCACCCTGCAGGAACTATTGCTTATCCTTTGGGCTTTGGGGGCCGTGTCCTTCTTCCTGTTCCATCTAATCAGCTATACACGGTTCAGGAGAAAAATCAAGCCATATTGCCGCAAGACTGATTCCGCGGTGCCGGACAGCGTTTTCGAAAGTGTCTTGCTTGATCTAAAAATCAAAAGCAGGCCCCAGCTTCTCAACTGTTCTAAAATCGCCAGCCCCATGCTGACAGGCTTTTTCAAGCCGGCAATCTTATTGCCTGACCTGGAGTATACCCGGGAGGAATTGTCCCTCGTCCTGCAGCATGAGCTTACCCATTACAAACGGGGCGATACCTGGTATAAGCTGCTTTTGCTGGCGGCCAATTCCGTCCACTGGTTCAATCCCCTCATCTATTTCATGGTCAAGGCGGCCAACCGGGATCTGGAGTATTCCTGCGATGATCTGGTGGTCAAAAACAGCGACCTGAGTTTCAGAAAAGAATATTCCCTTACCATTCTGAAAACAATGCAAAACCAGCAAACGCCAGTCCTTTCCACAGGTTTTTCCGCAAGCGGCGAGAATGCTAGGAGCAGATTTGCCAATATTTTAGACGGCCAAAACAAAAAAAGAGGGATTTGGGCCCTGGTTTTGGTGCTGGGTCTGGCCGCTGTCAGCAGCACCCTGGTCGCTTGCAATCAGGTGCAGGAAAGCGTCAATAGCCTGGAAAGTACCAATATCCAGGAAAGCGCCAATAGTCAGGAAAACAACCCAGTCCGGCCGCCGGGCAGTTATGCCGAAAATCTATATCAATATAAAGGCACTGATGTGGACGATAAGGCGAGAGTAAGTGCCCTTGTCCAGGCACTCCAATTTACGGATTTGCCTGTTCAATCCATCGAGATCAAAACGGACAGCGAACCTTATCGGATTACGGTCAAGTATCAGGTGGGCAGCCGGGCCGATTATCGCTTTCCCCAGGATACTCTCACCGGCTTAAGCAGAAATGCGGCCGTGCTGTTCAGCTTAATTCCCAAGGTCGACCATATCTTTTTGGATCTTTATGATGAGTATGGCTACTTCAGCGGAAGCCCTTATAGCCGGGAGGATTTAGATACATATTACGGCATGGACTATTTTACAGCCGATCAGGTGAACGAAGCCGCAGACAGCCTGGAGTCCTTTACCAATTACCTGGACCAGGTATCTGCCCTGAAAAACGCGGAAGAATTTTACAGTGAGGATAAGCTGATCAGGAAGCAACACGAGGAAAGGATGAAGCAGATCTATGCTGTGATCGGGGATGACTGTGAACTCGTCGCGACCAGCTTCATCACCAACAACCCCATGAATTTCCAGGGAACCCTCACCGAGGCCATAACCGTAAGTCCCGAAATCCGGAAACTGGTGGAGCAAAACAATCTGCTCACCCAATACAAAGACAAAGAGATAACCTTCTCAGTGGATATTAGCCGCAATTTTAAAATAGACGGCCCCTACACCAATTATTTGTTTGCCTTTGACGGAGAGAAAATGATTGCTTATATGGAACTGTAA